In Onychostoma macrolepis isolate SWU-2019 chromosome 04, ASM1243209v1, whole genome shotgun sequence, one DNA window encodes the following:
- the pou3f2a gene encoding POU domain, class 3, transcription factor 2a, translating to MATAASNHYSILTSSSEPGSMQQTPPQAYRDAHSLLQSEYTTLQSSGSTLGHAHQWLTAALSHGGEGSPWPASPLGEQDIKPVEELQHSPRQAHLVQQSQQHHEAGAWRATTMPSMSTSNGQNLIYSQSGYGEPGMHHEEHHSPHLSEHGHPQSLHSDEDTPTSDDLEQFAKQFKQRRIKLGFTQADVGLALGTLYGNVFSQTTICRFEALQLSFKNMCKLKPLLNKWLEEADSTSGSPTSLDKIAAQGRKRKKRTSIEVSVKGALESHFLKCPKPGASEINSLADSLQLEKEVVRVWFCNRRQKEKRMTPQNGPMAGNEDVYGDASPHPGAQTPVP from the coding sequence ATGGCGACCGCGGCGTCCAACCACTACAGCATCCTCACGTCCAGCTCGGAGCCCGGCAGCATGCAGCAGACGCCGCCGCAGGCCTACAGAGACGCGCACAGCCTTCTGCAGAGCGAGTACACCACCCTACAGAGCAGCGGCAGCACGCTTGGCCATGCGCACCAGTGGCTGACGGCGGCGCTGTCTCACGGGGGAGAGGGGTCGCCGTGGCCCGCCAGCCCGCTGGGCGAGCAGGACATTAAGCCGGTAGAGGAGCTGCAGCATTCGCCGAGGCAGGCGCATCTGGTGCAGCAGAGCCAGCAGCATCACGAAGCGGGCGCTTGGCGCGCCACCACCATGCCGAGCATGAGCACCTCCAACGGGCAGAACCTGATCTACTCTCAGTCCGGGTACGGCGAGCCGGGGATGCACCACGAGGAGCACCACAGCCCTCATCTGAGCGAGCACGGCCATCCGCAGAGTCTGCACTCAGACGAGGACACGCCGACCTCAGACGACTTGGAGCAGTTCGCCAAGCAGTTCAAGCAGCGGCGGATCAAGCTGGGTTTTACACAGGCAGACGTGGGGCTCGCGCTGGGCACCCTCTACGGGAACGTCTTCTCCCAGACCACCATCTGCAGGTTCGAGGCGCTCCAGCTGAGCTTCAAGAACATGTGCAAACTCAAGCCCCTGCTGAACAAATGGCTGGAGGAGGCGGACTCCACCTCGGGAAGCCCGACCAGCCTGGATAAGATCGCGGCGCAGGGGAGGAAGAGGAAAAAGCGGACCTCCATCGAGGTGAGTGTCAAAGGGGCCCTGGAGAGCCATTTCCTCAAGTGCCCCAAACCCGGCGCGTCGGAGATCAACTCGCTGGCGGACAGCCTGCAGCTGGAGAAGGAGGTAGTGCGGGTTTGGTTCTGCAACCGGCGGCAGAAGGAGAAGCGAATGACGCCCCAAAACGGACCGATGGCCGGGAACGAGGATGTGTACGGGGACGCCTCGCCTCACCCCGGCGCGCAGACACCTGTTCCGTGA